A region from the Lolium perenne isolate Kyuss_39 chromosome 4, Kyuss_2.0, whole genome shotgun sequence genome encodes:
- the LOC127296571 gene encoding MFP1 attachment factor 1-like, producing the protein MGPDELSSPAAAAAAGADGEPAPFSFSIWPPTQRTRDAVVRRLVDTLAGDTLLCKRYGAVPAADADPAARAIEAEAFDAAAVTGGAAASVEEGIEALQLYSKEVSRRLLDFVKARSAAAKDAVKDEPAEEPAAA; encoded by the coding sequence ATGGGCCCCGACGAGCtctcctcccccgccgccgccgccgccgcaggcgCCGACGGCGAGCCCGCCCCGTTCTCCTTCAGCATCTGGCCGCCGACGCAGCGGACGCGGGATGCCGTGGTGCGGCGCCTGGTGGACACCCTCGCGGGGGACACGCTCCTCTGCAAGCGCTACGGGGCCGTCCCGGCGGCCGACGCCGACCCGGCGGCCCGCGCCATCGAGGCCGAGGCCttcgacgccgccgccgtcaccggcggcgccgccgcctccgtcgaGGAGGGCATCGAGGCGCTGCAGCTCTACTCCAAGGAGGTCAGCCGCCGCCTCCTCGACTTCGTCAAGGCCCGCTCCGCCGCCGCCAAGGACGCCGTCAAGGACGAGCCGGCCGAGGAGCCCGCCGCCGCCTGA
- the LOC127296572 gene encoding uncharacterized protein: MAGSEQRVVAVIMVGGPTKGTRFRPLSLNVPKPLFPLAGQPMVHHPISACRRIPNLAQIYLIGFYEEREFALYVSSISNELRIPVRYLREDKPHGSAGGLYSFRDYIMEDSPSHIVLLNCDVCSSFPLPEMLEAHKRYGGMGTLLVNKVSAESANQFGELVADPETNELLHYTEKPETFVSDLINCGVYIFTPNIFNAIEDVLKQKKDRANIRRVSSFEALQSAMKALPADYVRLDQDILSPLAGKKELYTYQTLDFWEQIKTPGMSLRCSGLYLSQFRHTSPHLLASGDGKKSATIIGDVYIHPSAKVHPTAKIGPNVSLSANARIGAGARLINCIILDDVEIMDNAVVIHSIVGWKSTIGKWSRVQGEGDHNAKLGITILGEAVDVEDEVVVTNSIVLPNKTLNVSVQEEIIL; encoded by the exons ATGGCCGGCTCCGAGCAGCGCGTCGTCGCCGTCATCATGGTCGGCGGCCCCACCAAGG GCACGCGGTTCCGGCCGCTCTCGCTCAACGTGCCCAAGCCGCTCTTCCCGCTCGCCGGCCAGCCCATGGTGCACCACCCCATCTCCGCCTGCCGCCGC ATCCCCAACCTGGCGCAGATATACCTCATCGGATTCTACGAGGAGCGGGAGTTCGCGCTCTACGTCTCCTCCATCTCCAACGAGCTCAGGATCCCTGTCAG GTACCTGAGAGAGGACAAGCCGCATGGGTCGGCCGGGGGGCTCTACAGCTTCAgggattacatcatggaggacagTCCG TCACACATTGTTTTGCTCAACTGCGACGTCTGTTCAAGCTTCCCCCTGCCCGAAATGCTCG AGGCCCATAAAAGGTACGGTGGAATGGGCACTTTGCTAGTCAATAAG GTATCTGCAGAGTCAGCTAACCAATTTGGCGAGTTAGTAGCCGACCCTGAAACAAACGAACTATTGCACTATACGGAGAAGCCAGAGACTTTT GTCAGTGATCTCATCAACTGTGGTGTATATATATTTACACCCAATATCTTCAATGCCATCGAGGATGTCCTAAAACAGAAGAAAGACAGAG CTAATATTCGCCGTGTATCTAGCTTCGAAGCTCTTCAATCAGCAATGAA GGCACTTCCGGCAGATTATGTTAGGTTAGATCAAGATATCTTATCCCCTCTAGCAGGAAAGAAGGAACTTTACACATACCAGACACTTGATTTTTGGGAACAGATAAAGACCCCAGG GATGTCTTTGAGATGCTCTGGTCTATATCTTTCCCAGTTTCGACATACCTCTCCTCATCTTTTAGCCTCTGGAGATGGCAAAAAGAGTGCCACTATTATAGGCGACGTGTACATCCATCCATCTGCAAAGGTGCATCCAACTGCAAAG ATTGGTCCCAATGTCTCATTATCAGCAAATGCACGCATTGGAGCGGGTGCCAGGCTTATCAATTGCATCATTCTAGATGATGTTGAAATTATG GATAATGCAGTAGTTATACATTCGATAGTGGGTTGGAAGTCAACAATAGGAAAATGGTCACGTGTACAG GGTGAAGGTGACCACAATGCCAAACTTGGTATCACCATTCTTG GTGAAGCTGTTGATGTTGAAGATGAAGTAGTTGTAACTAACAGCATCGTGCTCCCAAATAAAACTCTCAATGTTAGTGTGCAAGAGGAGATCATCCTATAA
- the LOC127296573 gene encoding cyclin-A3-2-like produces the protein MEDIAAEEEEEEESMADRARLLDSDSEPEQPDPVAARATIAPYLEDVDSYMRSLEALRRPRDYMLPVEITQGAITPTKRAKVVDWLVEVAGDFKLLADTLHLAVAYFDRFLSVGVVIPSELQLLGVTALLVAAKFENDMHKVGEYSDITDNTYTKQQVVKMEADILKLLKFEMGSPTARTFLRRYITLCRRGDRAKAKTLEFMCSYLAELSLLDYNCTMFKPSVVAAACLFLARFTISPKKRPWNRTLQRKTGYKVSHLDCCILTIHELQLIGGYPGLEEEAIKLKYSHSELESVSAMASPRKIPEKFLKDIKQ, from the exons ATGGAGGACATcgccgcggaggaggaggaggaggaggagagcatGGCCGACCGCGCCCGCCTGCTAGACTCGGACTCGGAGCCGGAGCAGCCGGACCCCGTCGCCGCCCGGGCGACTATCGCGCCGTACCTCGAGGACGTCGACAGCTACATGCGGTCCCTCGAG GCGCTGAGGAGGCCGAGGGACTATATGCTGCCGGTGGAAATCACACAGGGAGCTATCACCCCTACCAAAAGGGCGAAGGTGGTGGACTGGCTCGTGGAAGTGGCTGGTGACTTCAAGCTTCTGGCTGACACGCTTCACCTTGCGGTTGCATATTTCGATCGCTTCCTCTCAGTGGGTGTCGTTATCCCCAGCGAGCTGCAGTTGCTGGGTGTGACTGCGTTGCTTGTTGCTGC GAAATTTGAAAATGATATGCATAAGGTGGGGGAATACAGTGACATCACTGACAACACATACACCAAACAGCAG GTGGTGAAGATGGAGGCAGACATACTGAAATTGCTCAAGTTTGAGATGGGGAGCCCCACTGCAAGAACTTTTCTACG GAGATACATAACTCTGTGCCGCCGAGGCGAT CGTGCAAAAGCAAAAACGCTGGAGTTTATGTGTAGCTACCTTGCGGAATTAAGCTTGCTGGACTATAACTGCACAATGTTCAAGCCATCAGTTGTTGCTGCCGCCTGCCTTTTTCTGGCCAGGTTCACAATCAGCCCAAAAAAACGTCCTTGG AACCGGACGCTGCAACGAAAAACGGGCTACAAGGTCTCTCATCTAGACTGTTGCATCTTGACGATACATGAGTTGCAGTTGATTGGAGGGTACCCAGGCTTGGAGGAAGAAGCCATAAAACTCAAGTATAGTCATTCCGAG CTTGAGAGTGTGTCAGCAATGGCTTCACCACGAAAGATCCCCGAGAAATTCCTCAAGGACATCAAACAGTGA